One window from the genome of Sphingomonas lacunae encodes:
- the rpsT gene encoding 30S ribosomal protein S20, whose amino-acid sequence MANTPQARKRIRRNQARTLINRNRVSRIRTLIRKVELALTAGDKDTAATALSAMQPELARGVAKGVVHKNTAARKYSRLTKALNALG is encoded by the coding sequence ATGGCCAATACGCCCCAGGCCCGCAAGCGCATCCGTCGCAACCAGGCCCGCACGCTGATCAACCGCAACCGCGTCTCGCGTATCCGTACGCTGATTCGCAAGGTGGAGCTGGCCCTGACGGCTGGTGACAAGGACACCGCTGCCACCGCTCTGTCGGCGATGCAGCCTGAACTGGCGCGCGGCGTTGCCAAGGGCGTGGTCCACAAGAACACTGCTGCCCGCAAATATTCGCGTCTGACCAAGGCTCTCAACGCACTGGGTTAA
- the mutM gene encoding bifunctional DNA-formamidopyrimidine glycosylase/DNA-(apurinic or apyrimidinic site) lyase: MPELPEVETTVRGLMPLLEGQRIARLTLNRADLRRPFPVDLVQRMTGATVTGLSRRAKYGLIHTDRDDVMIFHLGMSGRWRTDISEGETHDHLVIETGTGRLLALNDPRRFGSVDLVSGDAETGFAPFAALGPEPLSDAFNARQLAAAFEGRSAPVKTLLLDQRIVAGLGNIYVCEALFMAGISPTKAAGQVPTKRIAALVEAIKAVLVQAIAAGGSSLRDFVHPDGQLGYFSHEWRVYGREGEPCRQCNAPVKRLVQGGRSTFFCGKCQR, from the coding sequence ATGCCTGAACTGCCCGAAGTTGAAACCACCGTTCGCGGATTGATGCCCCTGCTGGAAGGCCAGAGGATTGCGCGCCTGACCCTCAACCGTGCAGACCTGCGCCGACCCTTTCCGGTCGATCTGGTCCAGCGGATGACCGGTGCGACCGTGACCGGGCTGTCGCGGCGCGCGAAATATGGCCTGATCCATACTGATCGCGACGATGTGATGATTTTTCACCTCGGCATGTCAGGCCGCTGGCGCACCGATATCAGCGAAGGGGAAACGCACGATCATCTGGTCATCGAGACCGGAACCGGTCGGCTGCTGGCGCTCAATGACCCGCGTCGGTTCGGTTCGGTTGATCTGGTCAGCGGTGATGCCGAGACCGGATTTGCCCCCTTTGCTGCGCTGGGACCGGAACCCTTGTCTGATGCGTTCAATGCCAGACAGCTTGCAGCGGCATTTGAGGGGCGGTCTGCGCCGGTCAAAACGCTGTTGCTTGATCAGCGAATCGTCGCCGGTCTGGGCAACATCTATGTCTGCGAAGCGCTGTTCATGGCCGGAATTTCACCGACGAAGGCCGCCGGACAGGTGCCGACAAAGCGGATTGCCGCGCTGGTCGAGGCGATCAAGGCGGTGCTGGTGCAGGCAATTGCAGCGGGTGGGTCGTCGCTGCGTGATTTTGTCCACCCTGACGGGCAATTGGGCTATTTCAGCCATGAATGGCGCGTCTATGGCCGCGAAGGTGAGCCGTGTCGCCAATGCAACGCCCCGGTCAAAAGACTGGTGCAAGGCGGACGTTCCACCTTTTTCTGCGGGAAATGCCAGCGCTGA